The following coding sequences are from one Motacilla alba alba isolate MOTALB_02 chromosome 4, Motacilla_alba_V1.0_pri, whole genome shotgun sequence window:
- the COMMD8 gene encoding COMM domain-containing protein 8 isoform X2 has product MPRLLEKLPAGRALEFLHKIVDGICGRAYPRYQDYGNVWSLSEWMEVLEETTTYFKTAVGRNMSDEEAAQQIIELNSDYQEAITKCLKGRKEEIRNALVENVHAISSAQLQDFDWQLKLALSSDKISMLQMPLLNLDLDVRENGEIKPISVEMNKEELQNLINALEAANKVVLQLK; this is encoded by the exons ATGCCGCggctgctggagaagctccCGGCGGGCCGGGCGCTCGAG TTCCTTCATAAGATAGTTGATGGCATCTGTGGCCGTGCGTACCCTCGGTACCAGGATTATGGCAATGTCTGGAGCTTATCAGAGTGGATGGAGGTTTTAGAAGAAACTACGACGTATTTCAAAACTGCAGTTGGCAGAAATATGTCTGATGAAGAG gcTGCTCAGCAGATAATTGAGTTAAATTCAGATTATCAAGAAGCAATCACAAAATGtctgaaaggcagaaaggaagaaatcaggAATGCCCTAGTAGAAAATGTACATGCAATCtcttctgcccagctgcaggattTTGACTGGCAGTTAAAG CTTGCTCTCTCCAGTGATAAGATCTCCATGCTGCAAATGCCACTCCTTAATCTTGATTTGGATGTGAGAGAAAATGGTGAAATTAAGCCAATTTCTGTAGAGATGAATAAGGAAGAGTTGCAGAACCTAATAAATGCACTGGAAGCTGCTAATAAG GTTGTCTTACAACTGAAATGA
- the COMMD8 gene encoding COMM domain-containing protein 8 isoform X1: protein MPRLLEKLPAGRALEFLHKIVDGICGRAYPRYQDYGNVWSLSEWMEVLEETTTYFKTAVGRNMSDEEAAQQIIELNSDYQEAITKCLKGRKEEIRNALVENVHAISSAQLQDFDWQLKLALSSDKISMLQMPLLNLDLDVRENGEIKPISVEMNKEELQNLINALEAANKVTFIDVIFCS from the exons ATGCCGCggctgctggagaagctccCGGCGGGCCGGGCGCTCGAG TTCCTTCATAAGATAGTTGATGGCATCTGTGGCCGTGCGTACCCTCGGTACCAGGATTATGGCAATGTCTGGAGCTTATCAGAGTGGATGGAGGTTTTAGAAGAAACTACGACGTATTTCAAAACTGCAGTTGGCAGAAATATGTCTGATGAAGAG gcTGCTCAGCAGATAATTGAGTTAAATTCAGATTATCAAGAAGCAATCACAAAATGtctgaaaggcagaaaggaagaaatcaggAATGCCCTAGTAGAAAATGTACATGCAATCtcttctgcccagctgcaggattTTGACTGGCAGTTAAAG CTTGCTCTCTCCAGTGATAAGATCTCCATGCTGCAAATGCCACTCCTTAATCTTGATTTGGATGTGAGAGAAAATGGTGAAATTAAGCCAATTTCTGTAGAGATGAATAAGGAAGAGTTGCAGAACCTAATAAATGCACTGGAAGCTGCTAATAAGGTAACTTTTATTGATGTAATATTTTGTTCCTGA